The following coding sequences are from one Tachysurus vachellii isolate PV-2020 chromosome 7, HZAU_Pvac_v1, whole genome shotgun sequence window:
- the LOC132849177 gene encoding deoxynucleoside triphosphate triphosphohydrolase SAMHD1-like — MNPTTPFSPILIQLPFGDNLTTKSTLKRSSSEEKQKIFSAMASQTNLCEDVPCPESSQSPRKRNSSIKVPIKFTGNLGKGSVGHEKVFNDPIHGHIELHPLLVKIIDTPQFQRLRYIKQLGGAYFVFPGASHNRFEHSVGVGYLAGCLIKTLSEKQPELGITEEDILCVQVAGLCHDLGHGPFSHLFDRMFIPRVRPELKWEHEIASVKMFEHLVKENNLEDTMMKDYGLSTDDLKFIKEQIAAPLNPSVQDKWPYSGRPEEKSFLYEIVANKRTGIDVDKWDYFARDSYHLGLKNIPDYQRFLKMARVCEVNGKNVICSRDKEVHDLYDMFHTRHSLHRRAYQHKVTKIIEEMITEALVKADPYILIQGSSGKMYKMSQAIDDMEAYTKLTDNIYEQILYSSNPDLSEAQTIVKNILCRKLYKCVGQTIPEEALNLSKEALAKEVAESKPDDTEVVLKAEDFIVSVFGIDYGKKEKNPIDKVYFYCKHNPTEAFQIRKEQVSKLLPDTFSEEHIRLYCKQTDKLADAKKYFQQWCKKKGLKPLDANLVVQEFTPAKKTQNEEQGDAEAKDRVKKALFLTLGMDNSIEAKSHPAGRPNDQLSC; from the exons ATGAATCCTACAACTCCATTTTCTCCTATCCTCATCCAATTACCTTTTGGGGATAATCTCACAACAAAGTCGACTTTAAAAAGGTCTTCATCAGAGGAAAAGCAGAAG ATCTTCAGTGCTATGGCGAGTCAGACGAACCTGTGTGAGGATGTGCCATGTCCTGAGAGCTCCCAAAGCCCGAGGAAGAGAAATTCATCCATTAAAGTACCAATCAAATTTACGG ggaACCTTGGAAAGGGATCAGTTGGACATGAGAAG GTGTTTAATGACCCAATCCATGGTCACATCGAGCTGCACCCCCTGCTAGTGAAGATCATCGATACTCCTCAGTTCCAGAGACTGCGGTATATTAAACAGCTGGGAGGAGCCTACTTTGTGTTTCCTGGAGCTTCACACAACCGATTTGAACACTCAGTagg AGTTGGATATTTAGCAGGTTGTCTCATTAAAACTCTAAGTGAAAAACAGCCAGAGCTTGGCATCACGGAAGAAGACATCCTGTGTGTTCAGGTCGCTGGCTTGTGCCATGATTTGG GTCACGGCCCATTTTCTCATCTGTTTGACCGCATGTTTATCCCAAGGGTCCGTCCTGAACTGAAATGGGAG CATGAGATTGCATCAGTGAAAATGTTTGAGCATCTGGTGAAGGAGAATAACCTGGAGGATACGATGATGAAAGATTATGGTCTTTCTACCGATGACCTCAAATTTATCAAAGAACAAATTGCAGCACCTTTGAACCCCTCTGTACAAGACAAG TGGCCCTACAGTGGAAGACCTGAGGAAAAGTCCTTCTTGTATGAGATTGTGGCAAATAAGAGGACTGGCATTGATGTGGACAAGTGGGATTATTTCGCAAG AGACTCATATCACCTGGGACTCAAGAACATCCCAGACTACCAGCGTTTCCTAAAAATGGCCAGAGTGTGTGAGGTCAATGGGAAGAATGTCATCTGTTCCAGAGACAAG GAAGTCCATGATTTATATGACATGTTTCACACAAGACACTCCCTACACCGCAGAGCCTATCAGCACAAAGTGACCAAGATCATTGAGGAAAT GATAACAGAAGCCTTGGTCAAAGCCGATCCTTACATTCTGATCCAGGGATCCTCTGGAAAGATGTACAAAATGTCACAGGCCATAGATGACATGGAGGCCTACACCAAGCTCACAG ATAACATCTATGAGCAGATCCTGTACTCCTCTAATCCAGACCTGTCTGAAGCTCAGACCATCGTGAAGAATATTCTCTGCAGAAAATTGTACAAGTGTGTGGGACAGACTATACCTGAAGAAGCTCTTAATTTGTCAAAG gAAGCATTGGCCAAAGAAGTGGCTGAGTCCAAACCTGATGACACTGAGGTTGTCCTGAAAGCTGAAGATTTCATAGTCAGC GTATTTGGTATTGATTATGGCAAGAAGGAGAAAAACCCCATCGACAAGGTCTACTTCTACTGCAAGCACAACCCCACTGAAGCCTTTCAGATTCGCAAGGAACAG GTGTCCAAACTGCTGCCAGACACATTTTCTGAGGAGCATATCAGACTTTActgcaaacagacagataaactgGCAGATGCAAAGAAATACTTTCAGCAGTGGTGTAAGAAGAAGGGTTTGAAACCTCTG gatGCTAATCTTGTGGTTCAAGAATTTACTCCTGCCAAGAAAACTCAAAATGAAGAACAAGGAGATGCAGAGGCTAAAGATCGGGTAAAGAAAGCCCTCTTTTTAACACTAGGCATGGACAACAGCATTGAAGCCAAATCGCACCCTGCTGGCAGACCAAATGACCAATTATCCTGTTAA